A window of the Coleofasciculus sp. FACHB-T130 genome harbors these coding sequences:
- a CDS encoding TIGR00300 family protein, with protein sequence MTSSIRFLMCAPDHYDVDYVINPWMEGNIHKSSRDRAVEQWQKLHYVLKDHAIVDLVAPQRGVPDMVFTANAGLVLGDTVVLSRFFHKERQGEEPYFKQWFEEKGYKVHELPKDLPFEGAGDALLDREGRWLWAGYGFRSELDSHPLLAKWLDIEVLSLRLMDERFYHLDTCFCPLSGGYLLYYPPAFDSYTNRLIEMRVAPEKRIAIEEADAVNFACNAVNIDHVVVMNKASEPLKKRLADVGFQVIETPLTEFLKAGGAAKCLTLRVTEPVREEVHANVSVESRTIRLEGHLLDSGLINRALDLVVENGGSFQVLNFSLGEQRQSTSSAEVKVSAPSHDVMEAILSQLIDLGAVNLPQDERDAKLEDVIQAGVAPDDFYVSTIYPTEVRINGEWVRVQEQRMDGAIAITQTPNGRVARCKLLRDLELGEQVVVDVVGIRTVRKTESREQRNTQEFSFMSAGVSSERRVELVVEQVAWELRKIRDAGGKVVVTAGPVVIHTGGAEHLTHLIRQGYVQALLGGNAIAVHDIEQSMLGTSLGVDMKRGVAVRGGHRHHLKVINTIRRYGSIAKAVENGAINSGVMYECVRNGVPFCLAGSIRDDGPLPDTQMDLIKAQEEYSQLLQGADMILMLSSMLHSIGVGNMTPAGVKMVCVDINPAVVTKLSDRGSVESVGVVTDVGLFLSLLVQQLDKLTSPYHIAQSV encoded by the coding sequence ATGACCTCCTCGATCCGCTTCCTCATGTGCGCTCCCGACCATTACGACGTGGATTATGTGATTAATCCCTGGATGGAGGGCAATATTCACAAATCCTCGCGCGATCGCGCCGTCGAGCAATGGCAAAAGCTTCATTACGTCCTCAAAGACCACGCCATTGTCGATTTGGTTGCACCCCAGCGCGGTGTGCCTGACATGGTGTTTACAGCCAATGCTGGCTTGGTTCTGGGAGATACCGTTGTCCTGAGCCGCTTCTTCCACAAAGAGCGGCAGGGTGAGGAGCCTTATTTCAAGCAATGGTTTGAGGAAAAAGGCTATAAGGTGCATGAACTGCCTAAAGACTTGCCGTTTGAAGGCGCGGGCGATGCGCTGCTGGATCGAGAGGGGCGCTGGTTGTGGGCGGGATACGGCTTCCGCTCAGAACTCGATTCTCACCCGTTGTTGGCAAAGTGGCTCGACATCGAAGTGCTATCGTTGCGATTGATGGATGAGCGGTTCTATCATCTGGATACCTGCTTCTGTCCCCTGAGTGGCGGCTATTTGCTCTACTATCCCCCCGCATTTGATTCTTACACCAACCGCTTGATTGAAATGCGAGTTGCGCCGGAGAAGCGGATTGCCATCGAGGAAGCGGATGCGGTAAATTTCGCCTGCAACGCTGTGAATATTGACCACGTTGTGGTGATGAATAAGGCGAGTGAGCCACTCAAAAAACGCCTTGCCGATGTTGGATTTCAAGTTATCGAAACGCCGCTGACAGAATTTTTGAAAGCCGGTGGCGCTGCTAAGTGTCTGACGCTGCGGGTGACGGAACCCGTCCGAGAAGAAGTCCATGCCAATGTCTCGGTGGAAAGCCGCACGATTCGCCTAGAAGGGCATTTGCTGGACTCCGGCTTAATCAACCGTGCTTTAGATTTAGTCGTAGAAAATGGGGGCAGCTTCCAGGTTCTCAACTTCAGTCTGGGAGAGCAACGGCAAAGTACCTCCTCTGCGGAGGTGAAAGTGTCGGCTCCTTCCCACGATGTGATGGAAGCGATTTTGTCGCAGCTTATCGATTTGGGTGCGGTGAATTTGCCCCAAGATGAGCGTGATGCCAAGCTGGAAGATGTCATCCAAGCTGGGGTGGCTCCAGATGATTTCTATGTGTCCACCATTTATCCCACAGAAGTCAGAATCAATGGGGAGTGGGTGCGAGTGCAAGAGCAACGCATGGATGGCGCGATCGCTATTACCCAAACTCCCAACGGACGGGTAGCACGGTGTAAACTGCTGCGGGATTTAGAACTTGGCGAACAGGTGGTGGTTGATGTCGTCGGTATCCGCACGGTGCGGAAGACGGAATCCCGCGAACAGCGCAACACCCAAGAATTCAGTTTTATGTCTGCCGGAGTTTCCAGCGAACGCCGCGTGGAATTGGTGGTGGAACAAGTTGCCTGGGAACTTCGCAAAATTCGCGATGCTGGCGGTAAAGTAGTGGTGACAGCAGGGCCAGTAGTGATTCATACGGGCGGTGCCGAACACCTGACGCATCTGATTCGGCAAGGTTATGTGCAGGCGTTGCTGGGAGGAAATGCGATCGCTGTCCACGACATTGAGCAGTCCATGTTGGGAACCTCGCTGGGTGTGGATATGAAACGAGGCGTCGCTGTTCGGGGGGGACACCGCCATCACCTGAAAGTAATTAACACGATTCGCCGTTATGGCAGTATTGCCAAAGCTGTTGAGAATGGTGCGATCAATAGCGGTGTCATGTACGAGTGCGTCCGCAATGGCGTTCCCTTCTGCCTTGCCGGTTCCATCCGCGATGATGGTCCCTTACCAGATACTCAGATGGACTTAATTAAAGCTCAGGAAGAGTATTCCCAACTGCTGCAAGGTGCAGACATGATTTTGATGCTCTCTTCCATGCTGCACTCAATTGGAGTGGGAAATATGACACCAGCCGGGGTGAAGATGGTCTGCGTAGATATAAACCCAGCCGTTGTCACCAAATTGAGCGATCGCGGTTCTGTCGAATCCGTCGGCGTCGTCACCGATGTCGGTTTATTCCTCAGTCTGTTAGTGCAACAGCTGGATAAATTAACCAGCCCTTATCACATTGCTCAATCAGTTTAA
- a CDS encoding Rpn family recombination-promoting nuclease/putative transposase: protein MKTDSIFYQLFQNFPSIFFELIGQPESTGNTYQFTSVEVKQTAFRLDGLFLPFDDSADQPIYFVEVQFQRDERFYQRFFGEIFLYLSQYERANDWRGVVIFRSKSLDPGVKPQYRELLTSPRIRRIYLDELGEAADRSLGVGVVKLVVETKKKAADLARQLLNKASQEIADEGVRRQLIELIETIVLYKFPQMTRQEMEAMFGFSELKQTRVYQDAVEEGKLEAKLEAVSRLLTLGLTVEQVAEALGLTIEQAKQAAEAKTSD from the coding sequence GTGAAAACTGACAGCATTTTCTATCAACTCTTTCAAAATTTTCCCAGCATCTTCTTTGAATTGATTGGGCAACCAGAATCAACTGGCAACACCTATCAATTCACCTCAGTTGAAGTCAAACAAACCGCCTTTCGCCTCGATGGTTTATTTCTACCCTTTGACGATTCTGCTGACCAACCCATTTATTTTGTAGAAGTACAATTTCAACGCGACGAAAGATTTTATCAGCGCTTTTTTGGAGAAATCTTCCTTTACCTATCTCAATACGAACGAGCTAACGATTGGAGAGGAGTGGTAATTTTTAGAAGCAAAAGCCTAGATCCAGGTGTGAAGCCCCAGTATCGAGAATTACTGACAAGCCCGCGAATTCGACGGATATATTTAGATGAATTAGGAGAAGCGGCAGATCGATCTCTTGGCGTGGGCGTGGTGAAATTAGTTGTAGAGACTAAAAAGAAAGCCGCTGACTTGGCAAGGCAGTTACTTAATAAAGCCAGCCAAGAAATTGCTGATGAAGGGGTCAGGCGGCAACTTATAGAGTTGATTGAGACAATAGTCTTGTACAAGTTTCCACAAATGACTCGCCAGGAGATGGAAGCAATGTTTGGATTCAGTGAGTTAAAGCAAACTAGAGTTTATCAAGACGCCGTCGAGGAGGGTAAACTGGAAGCAAAATTAGAAGCAGTGTCTCGATTATTGACATTAGGGTTAACTGTGGAACAGGTCGCAGAGGCTTTGGGATTGACAATTGAGCAAGCCAAACAAGCCGCAGAAGCAAAGACTTCCGATTAG
- a CDS encoding N-acetylmuramoyl-L-alanine amidase produces the protein MRNILGLAVLGVVMAAPVSAKQSLYVSYPPASHKTTADRIFLIGTAPPPGKVLVNGKAIARSKQGHFAPSFPLKPGENLFTVSYQGQAVKLKVTRAAAHPEPPKGLAFAKDSLTPSQDLARLPGELLCFGAVAPADANVSVNLANQTIPLTNQQQVVQLPANSAALTAQNQPYAVAGAGHYLGCAAAAAAADLGRPQFKVEKNGQIVSQEGPAKIQILSPAQLDVAEVIVDAGVARTGPSTDYSRLTPLPKTTRATITGRDGEWVRLDYGGWINSKEVQIVKGSVPPRSLIRSIRARKIAGATEVIFPLQVPVPLVVQQGDRTLTLTLYNTTAQTDIIRLDPDPVISRLDWQQVAPETVQYTFNLKSAQQWGYTVRYEGTSLILSLRHPPRLTSGPSPLRSQSSNKPLSGIKIVLDPGHGGEDSGAGGPTGYPEKEVTLTMSKLIATQLIARGATVYLTREVDKAVSLPERVAIIDAVKPAISLSIHYNSLPDEGDAQNTQGFGTFWYHPQAHSLAMFLHNYIVTQAGRPSYGVFWDNLALARPASAPSVLLELGFMSNPEEFEWVVNPQAQQKMAAAIAEGVTQWFKVAR, from the coding sequence ATGAGAAACATCCTGGGATTGGCTGTATTAGGGGTGGTTATGGCAGCACCAGTATCGGCAAAACAATCTCTTTACGTTTCCTATCCTCCTGCTAGCCATAAAACCACAGCTGACCGAATTTTCTTAATTGGCACAGCTCCACCGCCAGGAAAAGTGTTGGTGAATGGGAAGGCGATCGCGCGGAGCAAACAGGGGCATTTTGCTCCCAGTTTTCCGTTAAAGCCGGGAGAGAACCTCTTTACGGTGAGCTATCAAGGTCAAGCCGTCAAACTTAAAGTTACGCGGGCTGCCGCCCACCCTGAGCCACCAAAGGGGTTGGCATTTGCCAAAGATTCCCTGACTCCATCGCAGGATCTCGCCAGACTGCCGGGTGAGTTGCTGTGTTTCGGCGCAGTTGCTCCTGCTGACGCCAATGTTTCCGTCAATTTGGCGAATCAAACGATTCCGCTAACTAACCAGCAGCAGGTTGTACAGCTACCAGCGAATTCCGCTGCCTTAACTGCACAAAATCAACCTTATGCTGTCGCTGGGGCAGGACACTACCTGGGTTGTGCAGCAGCGGCGGCGGCGGCTGATTTGGGTCGTCCCCAGTTCAAAGTAGAAAAAAATGGGCAGATTGTGAGTCAGGAGGGACCGGCGAAGATTCAGATTCTCTCTCCAGCACAGCTAGACGTGGCTGAGGTGATTGTTGATGCCGGGGTCGCCCGAACCGGGCCAAGTACAGATTATTCTCGCCTGACACCGCTGCCGAAAACTACGCGAGCTACAATTACAGGTCGAGACGGGGAATGGGTGCGCTTGGACTATGGCGGCTGGATTAACAGTAAAGAAGTTCAAATTGTCAAAGGTTCGGTGCCACCGCGATCGCTGATTCGCAGTATTCGCGCTCGGAAGATTGCCGGTGCTACAGAAGTCATTTTTCCCTTACAAGTGCCGGTACCGCTCGTTGTGCAGCAGGGCGATCGCACGCTGACATTAACGCTGTATAACACGACGGCGCAAACGGACATCATTCGCCTCGACCCCGATCCCGTCATTTCCCGCCTGGATTGGCAACAGGTCGCCCCAGAAACCGTCCAATATACGTTTAATCTCAAATCCGCCCAGCAATGGGGTTATACGGTGAGATATGAAGGCACGAGCCTGATTTTATCTCTGCGCCATCCCCCTCGTCTCACCTCTGGTCCCTCCCCTCTCCGTTCTCAGTCTTCCAACAAGCCTTTATCTGGAATCAAAATTGTTCTCGATCCCGGACATGGCGGTGAAGACAGTGGCGCAGGAGGGCCAACCGGCTATCCCGAAAAAGAGGTGACGCTCACCATGTCAAAGCTGATCGCCACTCAGCTGATTGCACGGGGTGCCACAGTGTACCTGACGCGGGAGGTTGATAAGGCGGTGTCGTTGCCAGAACGGGTAGCAATCATTGACGCAGTGAAACCGGCAATTTCGCTTTCAATTCACTACAATTCCCTCCCCGATGAAGGAGATGCCCAGAATACGCAGGGTTTTGGGACTTTTTGGTATCATCCCCAAGCCCACAGCTTAGCGATGTTTCTGCATAACTACATCGTGACTCAGGCGGGGCGTCCTTCCTACGGCGTTTTTTGGGATAACTTAGCCCTCGCGCGTCCTGCCTCTGCACCCTCTGTATTGCTGGAATTAGGTTTTATGAGCAATCCAGAAGAATTTGAATGGGTGGTCAATCCGCAAGCGCAGCAGAAGATGGCGGCAGCGATCGCAGAAGGCGTCACCCAATGGTTCAAAGTCGCTCGGTAA
- a CDS encoding pyridoxamine 5'-phosphate oxidase family protein — protein sequence MAKVYDELNQNLRDFIQEQKIFFTATAPKEGRINLSPKGVDTFRCIDNNTVAYLDLTGSGNETSAHLHEPGNGRMTIMFCSFSEKPLILRLYGQGKVIFPRHEAWDKFYSLFTPILGERQIVVLEIKSVQTSCGYGVPIYELKEERKTIREWGEKKGKQGIFDYWCEKNQKSIDGLPTKLLQD from the coding sequence ATGGCTAAAGTTTACGATGAATTAAATCAGAATCTCCGAGACTTTATTCAGGAGCAGAAAATCTTCTTTACCGCGACTGCACCGAAAGAAGGTCGGATTAATTTGTCGCCTAAAGGAGTAGATACTTTCCGCTGTATTGATAATAATACAGTGGCTTACCTTGATTTAACTGGGAGTGGCAACGAGACCTCCGCTCATTTACATGAACCAGGAAATGGGCGGATGACAATCATGTTTTGCAGCTTTTCTGAAAAGCCTTTGATTCTTCGTTTATACGGTCAGGGAAAAGTAATTTTTCCAAGACATGAAGCCTGGGACAAATTTTATTCCTTGTTTACGCCAATCTTAGGAGAACGTCAGATCGTGGTACTTGAGATAAAATCAGTACAAACTTCATGCGGATATGGCGTGCCCATTTATGAACTGAAAGAAGAAAGAAAAACTATCAGAGAATGGGGTGAAAAAAAAGGGAAACAAGGAATCTTTGACTATTGGTGCGAAAAGAATCAAAAGAGTATCGATGGACTCCCCACAAAACTTTTACAAGATTAA
- a CDS encoding CTP synthase, with translation MTKFVFVTGGVVSSIGKGIVAASLGRLLKSRDYSVSILKLDPYINVDPGTMSPFQHGEVFVTADGAETDLDLGHYERFTDTSMSRLNSVTTGSIYQAVLNKERRGDYMGGTVQVIPHITNEIKDRIQRVAKNTNPDVVITEIGGTVGDIESLPFLEAIRQFRKDVGRHNVLYMHVTLMPWIPSAGEMKTKPTQHSVKELRSIGIQPDILVCRCDRPLHPGLKEKISEFCDVPVECVITAQDAKSIYEVPLILEREGLAQQTLELLQLEQRQPNLSQWKILVDRLYHPTHRIEIAIVGKYVRLTDAYLSVLEALRHAAIAMNCDLNLRWVSSESIESGSAETYLAGVNGIVVPGGFGVRGVDGKIAAIEYARKNQIPFLGLCLGMQCSVIEWARHVAGLEDANSAEFAPNGSNPVINLLPEQQDVVDLGGTMRLGLYACRLAPNTLAFRLYQEEVVYERHRHRYEFNNAYRNLFLETGYAISGTSPDGRLVEIIELPNHPFFIATQFHPEFSSRPSNPHPMFQGLIQAALAQLDPGLARSDSSQPTQEDATLQAAEVS, from the coding sequence ATGACTAAGTTTGTCTTTGTCACCGGCGGCGTGGTTTCCAGTATCGGCAAGGGAATTGTAGCAGCAAGTTTAGGACGCTTGCTGAAGTCGCGTGACTATTCGGTTTCTATCCTGAAATTAGATCCGTATATTAACGTCGATCCGGGGACGATGAGTCCTTTTCAGCACGGAGAAGTGTTCGTAACGGCAGATGGTGCCGAGACGGATTTGGACTTGGGGCACTACGAACGCTTCACCGATACGTCCATGTCTCGGCTCAATAGCGTCACAACTGGCTCGATTTACCAAGCGGTACTCAATAAAGAACGTCGTGGCGATTATATGGGGGGCACCGTGCAGGTAATTCCCCATATTACGAATGAAATCAAAGATCGCATCCAGCGAGTTGCCAAAAATACCAACCCGGATGTGGTGATTACGGAAATTGGCGGCACGGTGGGCGATATTGAATCCCTGCCATTTTTGGAAGCAATTCGTCAGTTCCGCAAAGATGTGGGGCGTCATAACGTGCTGTATATGCACGTAACCCTGATGCCGTGGATTCCCTCAGCAGGGGAGATGAAAACCAAGCCGACGCAGCATTCGGTGAAGGAATTACGGTCGATCGGGATTCAACCGGATATTTTAGTTTGTAGATGCGATCGCCCTCTACACCCAGGACTCAAAGAAAAAATCTCAGAGTTCTGCGATGTTCCCGTCGAGTGCGTGATTACAGCCCAAGATGCCAAAAGTATCTACGAAGTGCCGCTGATTTTAGAACGGGAAGGACTAGCACAGCAAACCCTAGAATTGCTGCAACTAGAGCAACGCCAACCCAACTTGAGCCAGTGGAAAATCTTAGTAGATCGCCTATATCATCCAACTCACCGGATAGAGATTGCCATCGTTGGTAAATATGTAAGGTTAACAGATGCCTATCTCTCAGTGTTGGAAGCTTTGCGCCATGCAGCGATCGCAATGAATTGTGACCTTAACCTCCGTTGGGTTAGCTCGGAAAGCATCGAATCGGGCAGTGCCGAAACTTACCTGGCTGGTGTGAACGGCATTGTAGTACCTGGAGGTTTCGGCGTTCGGGGTGTCGATGGCAAAATTGCGGCGATTGAATACGCCCGTAAAAACCAGATCCCCTTCCTCGGTTTGTGTCTGGGGATGCAATGTTCGGTGATTGAATGGGCGCGACACGTCGCAGGATTAGAAGATGCCAATAGTGCTGAATTTGCCCCGAATGGATCGAATCCGGTGATCAACCTGTTGCCGGAACAGCAAGATGTGGTGGATTTAGGCGGCACGATGCGCTTGGGGCTATATGCTTGTCGTTTAGCGCCCAATACTCTAGCCTTCCGGCTCTATCAAGAAGAAGTGGTTTACGAACGGCATCGGCATCGGTATGAGTTTAATAATGCTTATCGCAACCTGTTTTTAGAAACCGGCTATGCGATCAGCGGTACCTCGCCGGATGGGCGATTAGTGGAAATTATTGAACTACCTAACCATCCTTTCTTTATTGCCACCCAATTCCACCCGGAATTTAGCTCTCGACCCAGCAATCCCCACCCGATGTTCCAGGGATTGATTCAAGCGGCACTAGCCCAGCTTGACCCCGGACTCGCTCGTTCTGACTCCTCACAGCCTACCCAAGAAGATGCGACGCTCCAAGCAGCTGAGGTATCTTAA
- a CDS encoding ROK family protein, translating into MVNREVIGIDLGGTAIKLGRFREDGTCLESLSVATPQPATPTAVLDAMIEAIAQLDPARHAIALGIGTPGPADASGRIARVAINLAGWHDVPLADWLEAKTGLPTVLANDANCAGMGEAWLGAGRHYRNLILLTLGTGVGGAIILDGNLFVGHQGAAAELGLITLNPEGPPCNSGNQGSLEQYASVAAIRRRTGLEPEELGKLARAGDPQVLEFWQSYGRDLGVGLSSLIYVLTPEAIVIGGGVSASAEFFFPAALAEIERRVLKSSREGLHLLKAELGNQAGMVGAAKLAWQILKTES; encoded by the coding sequence GTGGTGAATCGGGAAGTAATTGGCATTGATCTGGGAGGAACGGCAATTAAGCTGGGGAGGTTCCGCGAGGATGGGACTTGCTTGGAGTCGTTGAGTGTGGCGACACCGCAACCGGCAACACCGACAGCGGTTTTGGATGCGATGATAGAAGCGATCGCGCAGCTCGATCCAGCAAGACACGCGATCGCGCTCGGTATCGGTACCCCTGGTCCCGCCGATGCATCCGGTCGAATTGCTAGAGTCGCGATTAACCTGGCAGGCTGGCATGATGTACCCCTCGCAGATTGGTTAGAAGCCAAAACAGGTTTACCCACAGTTCTCGCCAATGATGCTAACTGTGCTGGGATGGGAGAAGCTTGGTTAGGAGCTGGACGCCATTACCGGAATTTGATTCTGCTAACACTTGGTACAGGTGTGGGGGGTGCGATTATCCTCGATGGGAACCTGTTTGTGGGTCATCAAGGTGCCGCCGCTGAGCTAGGATTAATTACCTTAAATCCAGAGGGTCCGCCCTGTAATAGCGGCAATCAAGGCTCTTTAGAGCAATATGCCTCAGTAGCCGCCATTCGCCGCCGCACGGGGTTAGAACCAGAGGAACTGGGCAAGTTGGCAAGGGCAGGCGACCCGCAAGTATTAGAATTTTGGCAAAGCTACGGACGCGATCTCGGTGTTGGATTATCGAGTCTCATTTATGTTTTAACGCCGGAAGCGATTGTCATTGGCGGCGGCGTTAGTGCAAGTGCAGAATTTTTCTTTCCGGCTGCACTTGCAGAAATTGAGCGGCGGGTGCTGAAGAGTTCCCGTGAGGGTTTGCACCTATTAAAAGCTGAGTTAGGCAACCAAGCTGGAATGGTTGGGGCGGCAAAATTGGCTTGGCAAATTTTGAAGACTGAAAGTTGA